The Fibrobacter sp. genome contains a region encoding:
- a CDS encoding pentapeptide repeat-containing protein, which produces MNMKKISKFGVCLIGALTIGVFAQDYSGQDLNTSFRDKRIDGYDFSNARAKKGVTDFQRSAGEKPDFRGAKLEGVSFQNAVISEANFKDADLRKVIISGADIRNSNFKGANMEEANLYRATLLGSNFPNVNFKNARLDAMKVSDQTDFSKSDFTQASMMEVDLTGADLSKTNLTNANLSRSLMADASLKKATIVKTDFTACNLIAANFKGVDLINVNFSKAGLSQANFSGAEFQNVNLQEADLSLTEFNDVDLSKTQLQKAKFAQSIVKNMKFQGQDLTGVVFDKGSVSKSNFDKAKLTKTSFFDTEVSKCEFRGTDLTKAVFDGAYIKKNIFDGADMDKANLANSTIEQTDFIGTQLNGASFAGAKLVKVRFTNAKMKNVKIDADTKMENVDFSGADLSDAKIEKCTVKKVVYDSRTKFPAGFDPRQYGFTKPGEKAADIVVQSNHKRSDSSVADDAMPKKKKKKKKKHVDEDDE; this is translated from the coding sequence ATGAATATGAAGAAGATTTCGAAGTTCGGTGTTTGCCTAATCGGTGCGCTGACAATTGGCGTTTTTGCCCAAGACTATTCAGGCCAGGACCTCAACACGTCCTTCCGCGACAAGCGTATCGACGGATACGATTTCTCGAACGCCAGGGCCAAGAAGGGCGTTACCGACTTCCAGCGTAGTGCTGGCGAAAAGCCTGACTTCCGGGGTGCAAAGCTCGAAGGCGTTTCCTTCCAGAACGCAGTTATTAGCGAAGCAAACTTCAAGGATGCCGACCTCAGGAAGGTCATCATCAGCGGTGCAGACATCCGTAACTCGAACTTCAAGGGCGCCAACATGGAAGAGGCCAACCTCTACCGTGCAACGCTCCTCGGCAGCAACTTCCCGAACGTGAACTTCAAGAATGCCCGCCTCGACGCCATGAAGGTCTCCGACCAGACCGACTTCAGCAAGAGCGATTTCACGCAGGCATCCATGATGGAAGTCGACCTTACCGGTGCCGACCTCTCCAAGACGAACCTCACGAACGCGAACCTCTCCCGTTCCCTGATGGCTGACGCAAGCCTCAAGAAGGCCACCATCGTGAAGACCGACTTTACCGCATGTAACCTCATCGCGGCAAACTTCAAGGGCGTCGACCTCATCAACGTGAACTTCTCCAAGGCTGGTCTTTCCCAGGCCAACTTCAGCGGCGCTGAATTCCAGAACGTGAACCTGCAGGAAGCCGACCTCTCCCTGACCGAGTTCAACGACGTCGACCTCTCCAAGACCCAGCTCCAGAAGGCCAAGTTCGCCCAGTCCATCGTGAAGAACATGAAGTTCCAGGGACAGGACCTGACCGGCGTGGTATTCGACAAGGGCTCCGTCTCCAAGAGCAACTTCGACAAGGCAAAACTCACCAAGACCTCTTTCTTCGACACCGAAGTGAGCAAGTGTGAATTCCGCGGCACCGACCTCACCAAGGCAGTGTTCGATGGCGCCTACATCAAGAAGAACATCTTCGACGGTGCTGACATGGACAAGGCCAACCTCGCCAACTCCACCATCGAGCAGACCGACTTTATCGGCACGCAGCTGAACGGCGCAAGCTTCGCCGGTGCCAAGCTCGTCAAGGTCCGCTTCACCAACGCCAAGATGAAGAACGTCAAGATCGACGCCGACACCAAGATGGAAAACGTTGACTTCTCCGGTGCCGACCTGAGCGACGCGAAGATCGAAAAGTGCACGGTGAAGAAGGTCGTCTATGACAGCCGCACCAAGTTCCCCGCAGGCTTCGACCCGCGCCAGTACGGCTTCACCAAGCCGGGCGAAAAGGCCGCCGACATCGTTGTCCAGAGCAACCACAAGAGGAGCGACTCCTCTGTTGCTGACGACGCCATGCCGAAGAAGAAGAAGAAAAAGAAGAAAAAACACGTCGACGAAGACGACGAGTAA
- a CDS encoding NAD(P)/FAD-dependent oxidoreductase: protein MSLFKFQSYDLVVCGAGPAGLMAACTFARQTGGARRVLLLDKKAPWKEPIFCAEAVSENRLGKLWPIDRSWVRGRISGIYFTSPSHYRAEFYSKNCGLILDRSGFHHALADGCAEAGVECCFDALVKSLSRNGDGSWDICVKGPDGAPVSVTAKTVIDATGPGARITRGIECLEGIESGDTDLEPAVFAVAEGIEHSAEHIELFFGSEFQDGYGWIFPRDGVEVNIGFVLGKSALPGTSLREKLKSFIAERYPQAKIKAIYGGMIACGQSQRPMALCGLFKAGDAASCVNPISRSGIVESMLCGKIVAQSVAEWLDAGTPDARQKVEREVLDHWMKELGNAHLQIARAKPGFNAIKDSQFDRAAKSLSKLPREKQTLFRIFFAVLWACPSLIWKMRSFLK, encoded by the coding sequence ATGTCCCTTTTTAAGTTTCAATCGTACGATTTGGTCGTCTGCGGGGCCGGTCCTGCTGGCCTTATGGCCGCCTGTACGTTTGCCAGACAGACGGGCGGTGCCAGACGGGTTCTGCTGCTCGACAAGAAGGCTCCCTGGAAAGAACCCATCTTTTGCGCCGAGGCCGTGTCCGAGAACCGGCTGGGCAAACTGTGGCCTATCGACCGGTCCTGGGTGCGTGGTCGAATTTCTGGAATTTACTTTACTTCGCCGAGCCACTACAGGGCCGAGTTCTACAGCAAGAACTGCGGGCTTATCCTGGACCGCTCCGGCTTCCACCATGCGCTTGCCGACGGCTGTGCCGAGGCGGGCGTGGAATGCTGTTTCGATGCTCTGGTGAAGTCGCTTTCCCGCAACGGGGACGGCTCCTGGGATATCTGCGTGAAGGGGCCCGACGGCGCTCCTGTTTCCGTTACTGCGAAGACGGTCATTGATGCGACCGGCCCGGGTGCGCGCATAACCCGCGGTATTGAATGCCTCGAAGGGATTGAATCGGGCGATACTGATCTGGAACCGGCGGTGTTCGCCGTCGCCGAAGGTATCGAGCACAGCGCGGAACATATAGAGCTCTTTTTCGGTAGCGAATTCCAGGACGGCTACGGCTGGATTTTCCCGCGCGACGGCGTGGAAGTGAATATCGGTTTCGTGCTCGGGAAGAGCGCTCTGCCCGGTACGTCGCTGCGTGAAAAATTGAAGTCGTTTATCGCGGAACGTTATCCGCAGGCGAAAATCAAGGCCATCTACGGCGGCATGATTGCCTGTGGGCAATCGCAGCGCCCCATGGCGCTCTGCGGCCTTTTCAAGGCCGGCGATGCCGCCAGTTGCGTGAATCCCATCAGCCGTTCAGGTATTGTAGAATCGATGCTCTGCGGAAAGATAGTTGCGCAGTCCGTCGCGGAGTGGCTTGATGCCGGCACGCCCGATGCGCGCCAGAAGGTCGAACGTGAAGTTCTCGACCACTGGATGAAGGAACTCGGCAATGCTCACCTGCAAATCGCCCGCGCGAAGCCCGGGTTCAACGCCATCAAGGATTCGCAGTTCGACCGCGCCGCGAAGAGCCTCTCGAAGTTGCCGCGCGAAAAGCAGACCCTGTTCCGCATATTCTTCGCGGTACTCTGGGCATGCCCGTCGCTCATTTGGAAAATGCGTTCTTTTTTAAAGTAG
- a CDS encoding SufE family protein, with protein MADSIKERTEEVRAKFASFADPDDKWKFLLDLARAHKGMDASLKDAKFIIQGCASTMYLVPKFDNGVLHFEMDVEGGTTNPLISRGLGALALKVYNDLPPSEILTLDPVFFQDIGLNVGLSPTRSNGFASLVKQIYLYARVYDAISKK; from the coding sequence ATGGCTGACTCGATAAAAGAAAGGACAGAAGAAGTTCGTGCGAAGTTCGCGTCGTTTGCCGACCCCGACGACAAGTGGAAGTTCTTGCTCGATCTCGCCCGTGCGCACAAGGGAATGGATGCCTCGCTCAAGGATGCGAAGTTCATCATCCAGGGGTGCGCTTCGACCATGTATTTGGTGCCAAAATTTGACAACGGCGTTCTCCATTTCGAGATGGACGTGGAAGGTGGAACGACGAATCCGCTTATAAGCCGTGGTCTCGGCGCGCTCGCCCTGAAGGTCTACAACGACTTGCCGCCCAGCGAAATCCTTACGCTCGATCCGGTGTTCTTCCAGGATATCGGCCTGAACGTCGGGCTTTCTCCGACGCGCTCGAACGGGTTCGCGAGCCTCGTGAAACAGATTTATTTGTACGCCCGCGTCTATGACGCGATTTCAAAAAAGTAG
- a CDS encoding gamma carbonic anhydrase family protein, which translates to MSKLIALDGKTPRLGSRVLVAEGAILVGDVEVGDDSSVFYNAVLRGDLAPIRIGSRTNIQDNVTVHVSTDVPAVIGNEVTVGHNAVLHACTIDDNVMVGMGAIVMDGAHIKKNCIVGAGAVVTQGKEFPENSLVLGAPAHVVRELTTEEIEGVRGGVERYVEIKDKLLGA; encoded by the coding sequence ATGTCGAAACTTATTGCTCTCGATGGGAAGACTCCCCGCCTGGGAAGCCGCGTTCTCGTGGCCGAAGGCGCGATCCTTGTTGGTGACGTGGAAGTGGGGGACGATTCCTCCGTGTTCTATAATGCCGTCCTGCGTGGCGACTTGGCCCCGATCCGTATCGGGAGCCGGACCAACATACAGGATAACGTGACCGTCCATGTCTCGACGGATGTCCCGGCGGTTATCGGGAACGAGGTGACTGTCGGGCATAACGCTGTGCTTCACGCCTGTACCATTGACGATAACGTGATGGTGGGAATGGGCGCAATTGTCATGGACGGCGCGCATATCAAGAAAAATTGTATCGTGGGTGCGGGCGCTGTTGTGACTCAGGGAAAGGAATTCCCGGAGAATTCGCTCGTGCTGGGCGCCCCTGCGCATGTGGTACGCGAACTGACGACTGAAGAGATTGAAGGTGTCCGCGGTGGTGTTGAACGCTATGTCGAAATAAAGGACAAGCTCCTGGGGGCATAG